The genomic segment TCACCCGGCTGTTGTCCCAACCCGCCCCGGCCCTGGCCGGGCAACCCGGCATCACTGCCGAGACCGCCGAAACGTGGAAGCTCTTTCAACTCATCGCCCGCGCCCAACAAGTCTACGGTTCCGACCCTTCGGCTTCGCTCAGGGCAAGCCTGCTTGGCCCTTTCATCATCTCGATGACGCGCGGCCCGGCGGACGTGTTGACGGTTCTCCTGCTGGCCCGCTGGGCCGGTTGCGCCGCCGGTCTGCCCATCGTCCCCCTCTTTGAGACCCTTGACGATCTCGAGGCCGCGCCCCGAATCCTGGCCGAGTTGTTCTCGCTCGAGGCTTATCGCGCTCATCTCGCAAAGCAAAGCGATGAACAAATGGTGATGATCGGCTACTCGGACAGCAACAAGGACGGCGGCTATTTGTCGGCAACCTGGGCTTTGTATCAGGCCCAGGAAGTCATCGCCCAAACCTGCCGCGAGTGGGGAGTCAAGTTCATGCTCTTTCACGGGCGAGGAGGCACGGTGGCGCGCGGCGGCGGCCCGGCCAACCGTGCCATCGCCGCCCAGCCGCCGGGCACGGTCAATGGCCGCTTCCGCCTCACCGAGCAGGGCGAGATCATCGCCAGCCGCTACGCCGACCCCGACATCGCTCACCGCCACCTGGAGCAAATTGTGAGCGCGGTGCTGTTGGCGAGTGTCAACGACGACAGACAACAGACGACAGACGACATCGCCGGTCGTCCATCGTCTGTCGTCCAAGACTGGCGCAACACTATGTCAGCCATGTCTGCTTCTGCCCATGCTGAATACCGCAATCTTGTCTACGAGACGCCCGGCTTCATGGATTACTGGCGCGCAGCCACGCCCATTGACGAGATCAGCCGCCTGCATCTTGGCTCGCGGCCCGCCGCCCGGCGCGGCGGCAACTTGCAGGTCACCAGCATCCGCGCCATCCCCTGGGTGTTCTCGTGGATGCAGAGCCGCTTCAACCTTCCCGGCTGGTATGGCCTCGGCACAGCTCTCACATCTTCCTCGGCAATCCCAAATCTAAAATCCGAAATTTACGAAGGCTGGCCCTTCTTCCAGGCCCTCATCAAAAACGCCGAGATGTCGCTCGTCAAAGCCGATCTTGGCATTGCGGCTCTGTACTCCGACCTTGTCCCTGACCGCGATCTGGCCGACCGCATCTTTGCCCGCATCCGCGCTGAATACGAGCGCACGCGCGAGGCCGTTCTGGCCATTACCGGCCAGCGCGAGTTGATGGAAGCCGAGACCGTGATCCAGCGTTCGGTCAATCGCCGCAACCCATATGTTGATCCGTTGAATTACATTCAGGTGGAGATGTTGCGCCGCCTGAGGCGCGCCCCGCCCGACAGCCCGGAAGCCGAGAGCCTGCGCGAAGTCATTGTCTTCACCATCAACGGCATTGCCGCCGGGTTGAAGAACACGGGGTAAGCAACCGGCGCAAAAAAGTAGAGCGAGTTGACAACTCGCTCTACATTATCAGGGTTGCAGGAGAAAAAGATTATCCGCCCTTGCGGAAAGCGCGAGACACCAGCGCCGATTTGATGTTCTGAAGCAATTCGGCGCGCGGCACAGGCTTGACCAGATACTTGAAGGCCCCGGCTTCCATGCCTTCGACCATGTCGGGAATGCCGCCTTTGGCCGAAAAGATAATGACGGCTGGCGGGTTGGTGTATTGTTGCTTGAGCGTCTTCAACACTTCAATGCCGGGCGTGCCAGGCATCATCATATCTAGAATAATCAGATCGGGCTTGAACTCAGGGATCATCTGGAGCGCCGTTTGGCCGTCGCGGGCCGTCGCCACTTCGTAGCCCTCAAGTTTGATGGTCATCTCCAGCATCTTGAGCGTGCCCGGTTCGTCATCCACCACCAGGATTTTTTGTGCCATGTGTGTCTTCTTTCAGGGTAAAGGCTGTGCCAATTATAGTCCATTGCGCCTACGCTTTGAACATTCACGTCACGCATGTTTAAGTTCAATTTTCGCAACCGAGTTGCAATCAATTTCGCATAACTACTCCCCAGACAGTGAGCAGTTACACTATATCAGTACAACAATAAACGGCGAGGCGTATGACAAAACCTGTTATCCTGATCGTTGACGATGACCCGATGGTGCTAAACGCCGTCGAGCGCGACCTGCGCTTGAAATACGGCCCGGCCTATCGCCTGCTGAAGGCGGCTTCCGGCAGTGCGGCGCTGGATGTCCTGCGAGAATTGCAGAAGCGCAATGAAACGGCGGCCCTGCTCCTGGCCGACCAGCGCATGCCGCAGATGACGGGCGTGCAGTTCCTCGAACAGGCCCGCGCCCTCTTCCCCGAAGCCAGGCGCGTTCTGCTCACCGCCTACGCCGACACTGAAGCGGCCATCTATGCCATCAACCGCGTTGAACTGGATCACTACTTGATGAAGCCCTGGGATCCGCCCGAAGAGCGCCTCTACCCTGTTCTCGACGAACTGCTCGATGACTGGAAAGGGCGCTTCGGCCAGTCATTCGACGGCATCCGCGTCGCCGGGACGCTGTGGTCGCTTTCCACTCACCAGATCAAAGACTTTCTTGTCCGACACCAATTGCCTTATCAATACCTGGATGTTGAAACCGATCCGAAAGCCAAAGCCCTTGTCGAAGAACACGGCCAGGGGCAATTCAAAATCCCTACCGTATTCTTCCCCGACGGGTCGGCTCTGGTCGAGCCGACGCTTCAACAAGTGGCCGAAAAGGCCGGCCTGCCAACCGAAGCGACGATGCGGTTTTATGATCTCGTCATCGTCGGCGCCGGCCCGGCAGGCCTTTCGGCGGCAGTGTACGCCAGTTCCGAGGGCGTAGATTGTTTGTTGATCGAAAAGCACGCGCCGGGCGGACAGGCCGGAAGCAGCCCGAAGATCGAAAACTACCTCGGCTTCCCGATGGGAATCTCTGGTAGCGACCTCACCCGGCGGGCGGTGATTCAGGCTCGCCGCCTCGGAGCCGAGATTCTTACGGCTCAGGAAGTCGCCGCCGTCCGCTTGTTTGACCGCTACAAGATTGTCATCTTCCCCGATGGAACCGAAGTAGCCTGCCACGCGCTTTTGCTGGCTACGGGCGCGTCATTCAATACATTGAGGATGCCGGGCGCGGCGCAGTTGAGCGGCGCGGGCATTTATTACGGCGCGGCCCACACCGAAGCCTATTACTACAAGAACCAGCCGGTCTTTGTCGTCGGCGGCGCAAACTCCGCCGCGCAGGGCGCGCTGTTCCTGAGCCGCTACGCCAGCAAGGTGACGATGCTGATCCGCGGCCCGGAAACTATTGCCGCTCAACATTTGGTCAACGCCCTGCGCGCCGACCCGAAGATCGAGATTCGACTGAACACCGATCTGGTTGAGGCTCACGGCCAGGAGAAACTCGAAGCGGTGACAATCCAGAATTCGGCAACCGACGAAGCGCAAACCCTGCCGGCGGCGGCGCTGTTCGTGTTCATCGGCGTCAAGCCGCAGAGCACGCTCGTGGCTGAACTGGCGCTATGCGATTCAAAGGGCTACGTGCTCACCGGGCCGGATGCGATGGCGGAAGGCAAACGTCCCCCAGGCTGGCCGCTTGACCGTGATCCGTTCATGTTCGAGACGAGCGTGCCGGGTCTGTTCGCCGCGGGCGATGTCCGGTTTGGGACGATCCACCGAGTGGTCAACGCTACCGCCGAGGGCGGCGCGGCGGTGGCTATGATCCGGCAGTATCTCAAAACGCTGTGAGCCTCGATTTTGTCCGTCGCCTTCCTCTTTTTGCCGATCTGCCCGAGGCTGACCTCCGCGAGTTGTATCAACGCGCCGAGCCAATGGCGCTTGCGGCTGGCGAATGGCTCATGCGCGAAGGCGAGAGCGGCGATGCGCTGTTTGTGATCTTGGAGGGCGGGATTGAAATTACCAAACGATCCGGCGGGCAAGAGGTGGCGCTGGCCCTGCGCGAGCCGGGTGAGGTGATCGGCGAAATGGCCCTGCTTGAACACGCGCCGCGATCCGCATCGGGACGGGCGGCGCAAGACACTCGCCTGCTGAAAATTGATAGTAACGCTTTCAGGCAAGTGCTGATGACCAGCCCCACTGCCGCCCTCGCGCTCTTGCGCACAGCCAATATGCGTCTGCGAAGCACCGAGGCTCTATTACGGCAGAGCGAAAAAATGGCCTCCCTGGGCACGCTCGCCGCCGGGCTGGCCCACGAGTTGAACAACCCCGCCGCCGCCGTGCAGAGCAGTTCCAGGCAACTGCGTCAGGCGCTCGCCGAGTGGCAAAACCTGGCCGGCCAACTTGACGGGCCGGCCTTTGACGTCGGGCAACGCAAAACTGTTCAGGACTTGCAAACCGAAATCGCCCGCCGCATAGCCGAGCCGGCCAAACTCGATCCCCTCACTCGCAGTGATCTCGAAAGCGAACTACAGGATTGGCTGGAAACTAAAGGCGTGGATCGGGCGTGGGAGTTGGCTCCGACCCTGATCACTTTTGGTTTTGATGTGCCGACGTTGAAAGGGTTGACCGGGAACCTGTCGCCCGGCCATTTTTTAGCCATCGTAACCCGGTGGTTGGCGGCAAGTTGCTTGCTCTATGCGTTGTTGGACGAAGTGAGGCTGGGCGCCGAGCGCATCGCCGAGATCGTCAAAACGGTGAAGGCTTATGCCTATCTCGATCAGGCCCCGATCCAACTTGTGGACGTGCCCGAAGGCCTGGAAAACACGCTCATCATTCTGCGGCATAAGCTGAAAGCCGGCGTCAGCGTGGTTCGCGACTACGCGCCCGACCTGCCGCGCGTTGAGGCTTACGCGAGTGAACTCAACCAGACCTGGACGAATCTCATTGACAACGCCGTGGATGCCATGCAAGGCCGGGGCCGGCTCACTCTGCGGACGTATCGCCACGAGCATAACGTTGTCGTCGAAATCGCCGACGACGGGCCGGGCATCCCGGCTGAGATTCAGTCTCGTATTTTCGATCCTTTCTTCACAACCAAGCCGCCCGGCTCTGGCACTGGGCTGGGACTGCACATCGTATACAATAGCGTGGTGCATCGGCATCACGGCCAGATCCATCTCACCTCTCAGCCGGGCGCGACGACCTTTCAGATCGTCCTCCCCATTCAACTTTCACGAGGCCAGCCATGAACGACATCCAGTTGAAGGAACTCTACAAGTCCGTTAAAACGATTGCCAGTGTAGGCCTTTCCGCCAACCCGGAGAAGCCGAGTTTTGGCATTACCCTTTACCTCAAAGATCGGGGCTATCGCATCATTCCGGTCAACCCTACTGCCAAAGAGATTCACGGCGAGACGGTTTACCCCGACCTGCTCTCGATCTCGGATAAGGTGGATGTGGTGCAACTGTTTCGCCGGTCAGAGGAAGTGGCGCCCTTTGTCGAGCAGGCGATTCAGATCGGGGCCAGAGTGGTGTGGATGCAGGAAGGGGTTTCAAACCCAGAGGCGGCTAAGAAGGCGGAGGCGGCTGGGCTGCAGGTGGTGATGGATCGGTGCATGAGGGCCGAGCATATGCGATTATTCGGAGCGCGGCTCTTCGGCCTGGTCGAGCGCTGAACCGACTCGCTATTTCAACACATACGCCGCCGCCGCCCGCGCCATGAGGGCCGCGCTTTGAACCAGCACGCGCTCGTCGAAGTCAAAGCGGGGATGGTGATGAGGAAAGTCCAGCCCTTTAGCAGAGTCGGCTGAACCGACGAAGAAGTAACAGCCGGGCACGGTGTTCATCATAAAGGCCATGTCTTCCGATCCCATCGTGCGCTCGTCAGCCGACACCTGAGTCACGCCGGGCAGAGTCTTCGCCAGGTTGCGCACTTCGGCGCTCATCGCCGAGTCGTTGACGACGGCGGGCGTGGTGCTGGTCAACTCCACCGCCGGCTCACATTCCATCGCCCGGGCCACGCCTTCGGCCACCTCGCGCACCCGCCGCAGAACCAGGTCGCGCACGGCAGGGTTGAAGGTGCGAATCGTGCCCCGCAGAACCGCCGAGTCGGGAACGATGTTGAAAGCGTCGCCGGCGTTGACCATCGTCACCGAAATCACTGCGCTCTCCAGCGCGTTGACGTTGCGCGAGACAATGGTTTGCAGGGCGGTGATGATCTGGGCGGAGGCTGTGACCGGGTCTTTGGTTTGATACGGCGACGCGCCGTGGCCGCCCTTGCCTTGCAGGGTGATGGTGAAACGTTCCGAGGCCGCCATGCACGGGCCGTCGGTGGCGGCGGCCCAGCCGAACGGTTTGTCATTCCAGACGTGCAAAGCCAGCGAGCGTTCGGGGGCCGGGCTTTCCATCACACCATCCTGAACCATGGCCGCCGCCCCGCCCAGGCCTTCCTCAGCAGGTTGAAAGACAAACTTGAGCGTGCCCGCGATTTGTGAGCGAAGCGGGGTGAGCATCTTGGCGACGGCGAGGCCGATGGCCGTGTGGCCGTCGTGGCCGCAGGCGTGCATCACACCCGAAGTCTGCGAGATGTAGTCGGTCTTGTTGGCTTCGGTGATCGGCAGGGCGTCCATGTCGAAGCGGAGCAAAATCGTCGGGCCGGGTTTGTCACCTTCCAACAAACCGACCACGCCCGTGCGCCCCACCCCGGTCCGCACTTCCAAGCCAAGCTGATTCAATTCGTTGGCGACGATGCCCGCCGTGCGAACTTCCTGAAAGCCGAGTTCGGGGTGGCGGTGAAAATCTCGCCGCCGGGCAATCATTTCCGGTTCCAACGCTTTGGCGAGAGAAAGAAAATCAGTGGTCATTGCTACTTGCCTTCTTTCAGTTCCCGCAGATACCACAGCAAGTCATCTTCGGGGTGCGGCACGCCCATAATTGCCAACATGGCCGCCAACTCGCCGCGATGGTGCGTGCTATGGTTGGACAAGTGCAACATGAGGTGGCCGAGCGGGAAGGCGCGCGATTCGCCTTTGGTGTTGGTGTAAGTGATTTCCTGTTTGAGGATCTTCTCGTCGCACGAATCGATGAACAGATTAATTTCGGCGTCGAGCTTCTCCCAGGCCCGGCGCAAGTCACGGTAAGTAGGGAAGTCTGCCGCCTGCCGCAGAGCCTGGGGCGAGTTGCCCTGCCAGCGAGCCAGCCACACCGTTTCGGCGGCAAACATGTGAGTGAGCAGGCCGTGAACACTGCCCCACGAGTAGCCGAGGTCGCGATCCCACTGGTCAATTGTCAGCGCCTCGCAAGCCGTCAACATCTTGGCGTTGGCCCAGTGGTTGTAATCGTAAAGCATCTTGATAGCAGAAAGAGAATTCGTCATGAGAGCATCCTTGTCAATTAAGTTGGAAGAGAGGCATCCGGAATGAGGCTCTGGCGTTCGTCAACTATTTTGTCTGGTTGTATCGTCCTCAAAAGTGAGCCGCATTTCAGAGGTTGGGTTGAAACCCAGCGACTCGTAAAGTGGCCGTCCGGCGTCGCTGGCATGTAAGGTGATCGTCCGCAGGCCAAGGTCGCGGCAAGCCTCAACCATCGTTTGCGCAATGCGCCGCGCCAGGCCGAGCCGCCGGTATTCGGGCGCAGTGTAAACGCTGTGCAATAATGCGCCGCGCCCGGTTAAGTCTTTGGGGCGCGGCGGCCAATCATAAAACAATACCGCGCCGCTGGCGATGATCTTACCACCTTCTTCGACCACCCAGGCTCGAATGATTCCGCCGAGATGCTGGGCCAGGTAGCGCGAATAAGCTTCGGCCATTTCGCTTGTGTCGGCCTGCGCCCCGCGAAGCGCCGCCATCTCTTCAAACATCCAACGGCGATGATTCACTAAGGTTGCAATGTCGGCCAATGTGGCTTCGCGAATTGAAAGTTCGTTTGTCATCTGCTCATCACCAACACGGCCGCTCCGTTAATCTCCCCTCGCTTCAACTTCGCCAACGCCTCATTTGCCGATTCTAACGGGAAGGCCGTCACTTCTGTTCGCGCCGGAATCTGCGCGGCGAGTTGCATGAACTCAACGGCATCGTGGCGCGTGGCGTTGGTCACACTGCGTATTGTTCGCTCACCGTAGAGCAAATTGTAATCGAATTGCGGGATGGGACTCATATGAATTGCGTTGATGGCCAGCGTGCCGCCTTTGCGAAGATGGCCGAGCGCAAGCGGGACAAGGTTGCCTGCCGGGGCGAAGATGACGGCTCGATCCAACGGGTGCGGCGGACTCTGGTGGGCGGCCCCGACCCACCCCGCCCCCAACTCGCGGGCCAGCGCCTTGTGTTCCTCGCGGCGCGTGAAGACGGAAACGCGGCAATTCCAGCGCCGCGCGATCTGAATGGCAAGGTGGGCGCTGCCGCCAAAGCCGAAAAGCCCCAAATGCTCGCCGGGCTGAAGATCAGCTTTAATTAACGAGCGGTAGCCGATAATGCCGGCGCACAACAGCGGCGCGGCCTCAACGTCGGAAAAGGCTGGCGGGATGGGGACGAGGGCGCTTTCGTCGGCCAGCATGTAGTCGGCGTAGCCCCCATCCACGTCCCAGCCGGTGAACCGGGCGTTGTCGCACAAATTCTCCTCGCCACGTTGGCAGAACTCGCACACGCCGCACGTCGTGTGAAGCCAGGGGACACCGACCCGGTCGCCCACTCGAACGCCTGCCCTGAGCGAAGTCGAAGGGGCGGTGACACCTGAGCCGATTTGTTCGACGACGGCCACAACCTGGTGTCCAGGCGTGATCGGCGTCTTCTTTAGCGGCAAGTCGCCTTCGACAATATGCAGATCAGTATGACAAACACCGCAGGCGCGAACACGAAGGAGGACAGAGTTGGGTGCGAGTGCGGGAAGAAATTGCTCAACAAGGGCCAGCGGCGAACTAGCAATCGGGGTTGGCGAGGAGAGTTGCAGGGCGCGCATTTCAAACAACAAACGGGGCTGAGAGTCCTCAGCCCCGTTTGATTCAAAGCGCTTGCAATTACCCGCCGCCGGTGACAGCGCGTAGCGTGTCGCAGGCCGGGCAACTGCCGTCGGGCCGGATCATGGCATAACCGGCTTGCGGGTCCGAGCCAAACGTGTTCAGGTCCACGTTGAAGACGATCATGAACCGCACCTTGCCCTGATCACGCGAGAGGCGGGCGGCTTCGCCAAGATACTGAGCGTGTTCAGCAACAGTCAGGTTGTAGGGCGGCTTCCACATGAAGCCGGCAGGCAACGTTCCCCACTCCTGGCCGGAGAGGTAGCCCAACTCGGTGAAGCACAACTTCTTGCGGCCACCGGCGGCGTTGTAGTACGTGTCCACCATCGTTTGGTAATAGCGCGTGTAATGGTCGGAACTGCCGCGCGGGTCGCCGCTCGACTGAGTTGGCGGCATCAGGCCTTCGTTATAGTGAATGCCGAGGCAATCCATGTAATTGAGGCCGCCCGCCGCCACCAGGCCTTCGATGTAAGGCTTGTCATCACAGCCGCCACCGCCGCAACCGCCGAAGAAACCGGTGGGCGCCGGCGCGCCGGAGATCACCAGCGTGCCGCCGTTCTTGGACTTGATGGCGTTGTAAGCCTGCTGAAGCATGGGCACATAACTCGAGGGGCCAATCGAGCCGGACTTCCACTCGCGATCAATATTCATTTCGTTCCAGACTTCAATGGCATCCGCGCCCGCGCCCGCCAGGTCGCCCACAAACGTGGCGTAGCCGGCAAACTTGTCGGGCGTGGTGTCGCCCGGCTCACCCAGCACACTCAACAAAATCTTGAAGCCCCGGTTATGAGCATCCGAAATCAAGCCAAAGTGGGCGCTGGCCGAGTCGCCGGGATGCCAACGCACCTGGCGCTTCACCCATTTCATTCCAGAGAACTTCATTTTGTTGGCGGTATTGTCAGAAAAGCCAGCCACCTGCCCGCCCAACTCAAAACTGCCCGTTGTGCCTGCCGAAGTCGCCGCCGGTTGAGGCGTGGCGGTTGCCCCTGGAGCCGCAGTGGCCGGAACTTTGGTGGATGTGGGCGCGGGGCCAGAGCCGGGCGCGCCGGGAATCCTTAGCACTTGCCCGACGCGAATCGTCGCCGAAGTCAACCCATTGGCCGCCTGAATAGCGGCGACTGTCGTGCCAAAGCGCAAAGCGATCCGGAAAAGATTATCGCCCGGCTGAACTGTGTAGGTGCCGGGGTTGCTGGCTGTCGTGGGCGCCGGCGTCGCGCCGCCGCTGGGTGGCTTAGTTGCCGTTGGCACAGGGCCTGAAGAGGAGCCGCCAGGAATCTTTAGCACTTGCCCGACGCGAATCGTCGCCGAAGTCAACCCATTAGCCGCCTGAATAGCGGCAACCGTCGTGCCAAAGCGCAAAGCAATCCGATAGAGGTTGTCACCCGGTTGGACGGTGTAAGCGCCGGGATTGGTGTTGGGCGCGGTAGTTGCTCCGGGTTTGGCCGTCGGCGCGGGAGATGAGCCGCTCGCTCCGCTCGGGATAATCAACACCTGCCCGACTCGGATCGTCGTCGTGGTCAGCCCATTGGCCGCCGGGATGGCGGCCACGGTGGTGTTGAACTTGAGGGCAATTCGGAAAAGGTTGTCACCCGGCTGGACGGTGTAGGTGGTTCCTTGAGCCGCCGCCGGCTGAACCGGAAACACCGACAGCAACAGAGTCAGAATGACTAAGATCAACAGAGTTCGTTTCATGATGTTCTCTCACTTATGAATTGGGTTGGCAAACAGATATTGGGGGTTGTGGTGGGCCCGGCGGGAGTCGAACCCACAACGGACGCTTTATGAGAGCGGTGCTCTGCCATTGAGCTACGGGCCCGGAGCAGGAGCGGGTGATGGGATTCGAACCCACGCATAGTAGCTTGGAAGGCTACTGCCTTACCACTTGGCGACACCCGCGTTAGATTGCGCCGGAATACTATCATAAGCGGGCGAGGCGGGCAAGGCATAGCCCGAAGTGTGCAAAAAGCATGCCTGCTGGTTCTACGCAAAACCGGGACAGGCGCATGCCTGCGATTGACAATTATTGGGAGAAAGAGGGGAAGGAAAGAACAGCTAACGATTCAAAAGCTCTTCCCAACGGGCTTCAACAACCATCTGTGGCACCCGGAAGAGATCGGCCAATTCCTCCAACGACATTGAGTCCCACGAATCTGGAAGCAAGTCTTCCGACATCAATAGTCGGCGGGCGAAAATTGAAGCCTGGGCAGACAATTTGTCATTTGGCACATGCGGCAACCCGGCGGCCCGGCCACCCTGGCTGGTGCAGATGCCGGTGAAAAGCGCGCGCGCCATCGCATACCGGCGCTCGCGCTCGGAAATGCCCAAATTGACGAAAACCTTTCCCTTGCCGTCAGGCAGTCTGATCCAAAGCGCATCGCCGAAAGGCAGGCCCTCCACAAGGTTCAGGTCGCCAGCCAGATCGAGAGGTGGGGAACGCAAAATATCCCGAATTGGGACTGGGGGGGATTCGATACCATAGTATTCCAGCAGGGTAGCGACGATGGAGTCGCACAAAAACTCTAGTGAGGGTTGAGGCATTCCAAGCCGGTTACTCCAAACCAGGAAGCCCGGCAACTGGCAAATTGTACCTTTCAAAAGCCAGCGACGACAGTTCCGGCGTGTGGCTCATTGAAAAGGAAGAGCGGCGGTTGTTGATGATTTCTTCAACTGCTCCGGCAAACTCGGCCAGGGTCTCTGCCCGAAGCGACAGGAGGCTCACGAGTTCGTCCGGCTCCAAGTCGAAGCCGCCGACAAGTTCAGCCCGGCGTTCACCCAGAATCCCCTTTCGGAAATTATCACTGATGACAGCCTTACCCACTAATTTTTGTAGACCGCGAACAGACATAGCAACGCCTTTCCTTGCCCCGAAACCTTTGAAGCAAAGCCGGAAAAGAACTAGGTTTTGAGTTTAGCCAGGCAAACTAATGGAGTCGGTTATTTCCCGATGCCGCCGCTGCCGCCACTGGTTGGGTCTTCGATTTGTTTGTAGGTCATGGTCATTCTCCTCAATTTGAAAGTTGGCTAACTCTACCCCAAACCGTCTTAGTGAATCCCTTATTAAACGTATTGGGCAGGCTCAAATCAGCGCCTGCCCAATTACTCGATCAACCTTGAATAAAGCGCCCTTATTTCGGGCGGAGGGTCAAGCCCCATCTCGGCTCGCAAGATTTCCCGGTAATGTCGGTAGTAATCCACGATGGCATGGCGGCGGCCCATCCCGGCCAGGCACATTAACATCCGTTCGTGGAGATCATCAAGAAACG from the Chloroflexota bacterium genome contains:
- a CDS encoding LysM peptidoglycan-binding domain-containing protein, with amino-acid sequence MKRTLLILVILTLLLSVFPVQPAAAQGTTYTVQPGDNLFRIALKFNTTVAAIPAANGLTTTTIRVGQVLIIPSGASGSSPAPTAKPGATTAPNTNPGAYTVQPGDNLYRIALRFGTTVAAIQAANGLTSATIRVGQVLKIPGGSSSGPVPTATKPPSGGATPAPTTASNPGTYTVQPGDNLFRIALRFGTTVAAIQAANGLTSATIRVGQVLRIPGAPGSGPAPTSTKVPATAAPGATATPQPAATSAGTTGSFELGGQVAGFSDNTANKMKFSGMKWVKRQVRWHPGDSASAHFGLISDAHNRGFKILLSVLGEPGDTTPDKFAGYATFVGDLAGAGADAIEVWNEMNIDREWKSGSIGPSSYVPMLQQAYNAIKSKNGGTLVISGAPAPTGFFGGCGGGGCDDKPYIEGLVAAGGLNYMDCLGIHYNEGLMPPTQSSGDPRGSSDHYTRYYQTMVDTYYNAAGGRKKLCFTELGYLSGQEWGTLPAGFMWKPPYNLTVAEHAQYLGEAARLSRDQGKVRFMIVFNVDLNTFGSDPQAGYAMIRPDGSCPACDTLRAVTGGG